A window from Aeromonas rivipollensis encodes these proteins:
- a CDS encoding phosphoribulokinase codes for MSAKHPIIAVTGSSGAGTSTSTNAFRSMFHQLGYKAAVVEGDSFHRYTRPEMDVAIRKAREQGRHISYFGPEANDFGLLESFFQEYGQSGSGQYRRYLHSFDEAVPFNQMPGTFTPWQALPGETDLLFYEGLHGGVVTGEHNVARHVDFLIGVVPIVNLEWIQKLIRDTSERGHSREAVTDSIVRSMDDYINFITPQFSRTHINFQRVPTVDTSNPFSAKVIPSLDESMLVIRFRGIKQVDFPYLLSMIDGAFMSRMNTIVVPGGKMGFAMELILRPLIQQLLETGKIT; via the coding sequence ATGTCGGCCAAGCATCCCATCATTGCGGTTACCGGTTCGTCCGGTGCCGGCACCTCCACCTCCACCAACGCCTTCCGCTCCATGTTCCACCAGCTCGGATACAAGGCGGCCGTGGTCGAGGGGGACAGTTTTCACCGCTATACAAGGCCCGAGATGGATGTGGCGATCCGCAAGGCGCGCGAGCAGGGGCGCCATATCAGCTACTTCGGCCCCGAGGCCAACGACTTCGGCCTGCTGGAATCCTTTTTCCAGGAGTACGGCCAGAGCGGCAGCGGCCAGTACAGACGCTACCTGCACAGCTTCGACGAGGCAGTCCCCTTCAACCAGATGCCGGGCACCTTCACCCCCTGGCAGGCGTTGCCGGGGGAGACGGACCTGCTGTTCTACGAAGGGCTGCATGGCGGCGTGGTGACCGGCGAACACAATGTGGCCCGGCACGTGGACTTTCTCATCGGCGTGGTGCCCATCGTCAACCTGGAGTGGATCCAGAAGCTCATTCGCGACACCTCGGAGCGCGGGCATTCGCGCGAGGCGGTGACCGACTCCATCGTTCGCTCCATGGATGACTACATCAACTTCATCACCCCGCAGTTCTCCCGCACCCACATCAACTTCCAGCGGGTGCCGACGGTGGACACCTCCAACCCCTTCAGTGCCAAGGTGATACCCAGCCTGGACGAGAGTATGCTGGTGATCCGGTTTCGGGGCATCAAGCAGGTGGACTTCCCCTACCTGCTGTCGATGATAGACGGGGCCTTCATGTCCAGGATGAACACCATAGTGGTGCCGGGGGGCAAGATGGGTTTCGCGATGGAGCTGATCTTGCGTCCCCTGATCCAGCAACTGTTAGAAACCGGCAAGATCACCTGA
- a CDS encoding PKD domain-containing protein: MQMKKNKVNLAVQGGMLALLAAWGPQALAQQNAITGEWRKDQIKPRLYSQEAWVDGFVLQLPLGATFAPQMTAWDENDGDLSGRIKQLSGVNTQQVGSYLAKYEVRDNGLPGGNGYLGMNAGTTTFSLPVTIYDPAVAVPSELNKLGSLWQESPATTGLLRFLPGQSLSRTIRIASTEHPLTGDELEITTFKVQEGIWGGSNRQFSLRLIDIESGESAYEGSVLLVSGKQLTLPAPIKVRVDRDYEFILTYLTGQYEQGFRTNEEGELWLMADGQQSREANPYAQVLPDPANQLAFDPGFNSALKQKLLSSRGEQEALLIAKVPGPQPVALSYRIANPELVSLQLVPGATQDRLVLQGLAEGETTLEILADDRQVDQVRLFVTAPKAVSLSYSYIAFPGERQSHLWDDGAIIMADMSRRFAPYNIRLSWVDNGILVHEWDKNGDGQAYEPSTVELTAPLREGWIPNAEQVFSNIYVLRGYKDDSRTCSYQGNGLSVGLGAKDGAPRAGYRYACPGNVTVHGQSLTLSHELGHNLGLSHTGDEPYRMSNIMTGGRLEGVFFGYQWRIMHQTIDARIAAGDAGVSEVGTEPEPPQPAINQPPLANAGGDMSTTGPAELVLDGAASRDPENGALRYQWRQVGGPQASLRDAEQARARLSLGTVSQDTQLTFELTVTDEQGLAGADRMVVTHQAPPPNQPPVLTALAPASVQAGMQVSITASATDPDGDALSYQWTVPAGLTASGQSSKTLVLAAPSVAVNTDYDLTVTVTDGALDVQGQTRLTVTPASGGGECSASDPDAASWPAWSASTVYNADTKVSHNQLVWQAKYWTQGNEPSQTADQWKLVSQVQLGWNAGVAYSGGDVTTHNGRKWQAQYWTRGNEPGKHDVWLDQGAANCN; encoded by the coding sequence ATGCAGATGAAAAAAAACAAGGTAAATCTGGCGGTGCAGGGGGGCATGCTCGCCCTGCTGGCCGCATGGGGGCCGCAGGCTCTGGCCCAGCAGAACGCCATCACCGGGGAGTGGCGCAAGGATCAGATCAAGCCACGCCTCTACAGCCAGGAGGCCTGGGTCGACGGCTTCGTCCTGCAACTGCCGCTCGGGGCGACCTTCGCCCCCCAGATGACGGCCTGGGACGAGAACGATGGGGATCTCAGTGGCCGCATCAAGCAGCTCAGCGGTGTGAACACCCAGCAGGTCGGCAGCTATCTGGCGAAGTACGAGGTGCGTGATAACGGATTGCCCGGTGGTAATGGATATCTGGGGATGAATGCAGGCACTACCACGTTTTCATTGCCCGTCACCATCTATGATCCCGCAGTGGCGGTGCCGAGTGAGCTCAACAAGCTGGGTAGCCTCTGGCAGGAGAGCCCAGCCACCACAGGTCTCTTGCGTTTTCTCCCCGGCCAGAGCCTGAGCCGAACGATCCGTATCGCCTCAACCGAGCATCCCCTGACTGGGGACGAGCTGGAGATCACGACCTTCAAGGTGCAGGAGGGGATCTGGGGTGGTAGCAACCGTCAGTTCAGCCTGCGCCTCATCGACATCGAGAGCGGCGAGTCTGCCTATGAAGGCAGCGTCCTGCTCGTATCAGGCAAACAGTTGACCCTGCCAGCTCCCATCAAGGTGCGGGTCGATCGGGACTACGAATTCATCCTGACCTATCTGACCGGCCAGTACGAACAGGGTTTTCGCACCAACGAGGAGGGGGAACTCTGGTTGATGGCAGATGGGCAGCAATCGCGCGAGGCAAATCCCTATGCCCAGGTGTTGCCCGATCCTGCCAACCAGCTGGCCTTCGATCCCGGTTTCAACTCTGCCCTGAAACAGAAACTGCTCAGCAGCCGGGGGGAGCAAGAGGCGCTGCTGATCGCCAAGGTACCGGGCCCGCAGCCGGTGGCGCTGAGCTATCGCATCGCCAACCCCGAGCTGGTCAGTCTGCAACTGGTACCCGGAGCGACCCAGGATCGGCTGGTGCTCCAGGGGCTGGCAGAGGGCGAGACCACCCTCGAAATCCTGGCCGATGATCGGCAGGTGGATCAGGTGCGACTGTTTGTTACCGCCCCCAAGGCGGTCAGCCTCTCCTATAGCTACATCGCCTTCCCCGGTGAGCGTCAGAGCCACCTGTGGGACGACGGTGCCATCATCATGGCGGACATGAGCCGACGTTTTGCCCCCTACAACATCCGCCTCAGCTGGGTGGACAACGGCATCTTGGTGCACGAATGGGACAAGAATGGCGATGGTCAGGCCTACGAACCCAGTACTGTTGAGCTAACGGCGCCGCTGCGGGAGGGCTGGATCCCAAACGCGGAACAGGTCTTCTCCAATATCTATGTGCTGCGCGGCTACAAGGATGACAGCAGGACATGCAGCTACCAGGGGAATGGTCTCTCTGTCGGTTTGGGGGCCAAAGACGGGGCGCCGCGCGCGGGCTATCGATACGCCTGCCCCGGCAACGTCACCGTCCATGGGCAGTCGTTGACCCTGAGCCATGAGCTGGGCCACAACCTGGGGCTGTCGCACACGGGAGACGAGCCTTACCGGATGAGCAACATCATGACGGGAGGGCGGCTTGAGGGGGTCTTCTTCGGTTACCAGTGGCGCATCATGCACCAAACCATAGACGCGCGGATCGCGGCCGGTGATGCGGGAGTCAGCGAGGTGGGTACCGAGCCAGAACCACCCCAGCCTGCCATCAATCAGCCCCCCCTGGCCAACGCCGGCGGCGATATGAGTACCACTGGCCCGGCCGAACTGGTACTCGACGGTGCCGCCTCCCGGGATCCGGAGAACGGTGCCCTGCGCTACCAATGGCGCCAGGTCGGCGGTCCGCAGGCATCCCTGAGGGATGCCGAGCAGGCGCGAGCCAGGCTGAGTCTGGGGACCGTCTCTCAGGATACCCAGTTGACATTCGAGCTGACCGTGACCGATGAGCAGGGACTGGCGGGCGCGGATCGTATGGTAGTGACCCACCAGGCACCACCGCCCAACCAGCCACCCGTGCTGACCGCGCTGGCTCCCGCCTCTGTGCAGGCGGGCATGCAGGTGAGCATTACCGCCAGCGCCACAGATCCCGATGGGGATGCGCTCAGCTACCAGTGGACTGTGCCGGCCGGTCTGACCGCCAGCGGCCAGAGCAGCAAGACCCTGGTGCTGGCGGCCCCGAGTGTGGCGGTCAACACGGATTACGATCTGACCGTCACCGTGACAGATGGCGCCCTGGATGTGCAGGGCCAGACCCGGCTCACAGTCACCCCGGCAAGCGGTGGTGGTGAATGCAGTGCCTCCGATCCGGATGCGGCCAGCTGGCCGGCCTGGAGCGCCAGCACCGTCTACAACGCCGATACCAAAGTGAGCCACAACCAGCTGGTGTGGCAGGCCAAGTACTGGACCCAAGGTAACGAGCCGAGCCAGACGGCGGATCAGTGGAAGCTGGTGAGCCAGGTGCAGCTCGGCTGGAATGCCGGTGTGGCCTACAGCGGCGGTGATGTCACCACCCACAATGGCCGCAAGTGGCAGGCCCAGTACTGGACCAGGGGCAACGAGCCAGGCAAGCACGATGTCTGGCTGGATCAGGGAGCAGCCAACTGCAACTGA
- a CDS encoding putative RNA methyltransferase: protein MHLQCPLCRSPLHLHEASRGVYCDNKHHFDPAPEGYLDLIPGKKDPKDSDSRALLRAKRRFLEQGHQLPLVEAMATLLAPLGERELIHLGCGEGYYCRALAERLPGWQFGGLDLAKNAIFAANKAQPDGHFVIADPAKAPLLAGSAQVLLVNDLKIKTELLVSQLTPGGYLLHLQPGPRHQWQLRVSLNPVSMEHPLSWPALAGLVPVERQRCQFSMAMDQGLRAHVLETSRLGWRAGGEQRHAFTHQGPDELEQDLLLSLWQKPL from the coding sequence ATGCATCTTCAATGTCCCCTGTGCCGCAGCCCCCTGCATCTTCATGAAGCCTCCCGCGGGGTCTATTGCGACAACAAGCACCATTTCGATCCGGCCCCGGAAGGTTATCTGGATCTCATCCCGGGCAAGAAGGATCCCAAGGACAGCGACAGCCGTGCCCTGCTGCGCGCCAAGCGCCGCTTCCTGGAGCAGGGGCACCAGCTGCCCCTGGTGGAGGCCATGGCGACCCTGCTGGCTCCACTCGGCGAGCGCGAGCTGATCCATCTCGGCTGTGGTGAGGGGTACTACTGCCGCGCCCTGGCAGAGCGCCTGCCGGGCTGGCAATTTGGCGGCCTCGATCTCGCCAAGAACGCCATCTTCGCCGCCAACAAAGCGCAGCCCGACGGCCATTTCGTCATCGCCGATCCGGCCAAGGCGCCGCTGCTGGCCGGCTCAGCCCAGGTACTGCTGGTCAACGACCTCAAGATCAAGACAGAGCTGCTGGTCAGCCAGCTGACCCCGGGCGGCTACCTGCTCCACCTGCAACCGGGCCCGCGCCACCAGTGGCAGCTGAGGGTCAGCCTCAACCCGGTGAGCATGGAGCACCCCCTCAGCTGGCCAGCCCTGGCCGGGCTCGTCCCCGTCGAGCGGCAACGCTGCCAGTTCTCCATGGCCATGGATCAGGGGCTGCGTGCCCATGTGCTGGAAACCAGTCGCCTCGGCTGGCGTGCCGGCGGTGAACAGCGTCACGCCTTCACCCACCAGGGGCCGGACGAACTTGAACAGGATCTGCTGCTGAGCCTGTGGCAGAAGCCGCTCTGA
- a CDS encoding YheU family protein — protein MIIPWQELDPDTLNNLLEHFVLQEGTEYGEQDVSLADKVEEVRQQLLQGSAVLVYSELHESVNVVPKTHLSNAPSDDFPAE, from the coding sequence ATGATTATCCCCTGGCAAGAACTGGATCCAGATACCCTCAACAACCTGCTCGAGCATTTCGTCCTGCAAGAGGGCACCGAATACGGCGAACAGGATGTCAGCCTGGCCGACAAGGTTGAAGAGGTCAGACAACAATTACTACAAGGTAGTGCCGTGCTCGTCTACAGCGAGTTGCACGAGAGTGTCAACGTCGTGCCAAAGACGCATTTGAGCAATGCGCCGAGCGACGACTTTCCGGCAGAATGA
- a CDS encoding OsmC family protein has translation MKAKVSWVEGMKFVGESESGHQVTLDGANPGEGASPMEMILLAVGGCSSIDVVSILEKARQNVTACHVELEGERADSVPRVFEKIHLKFVVTGKGLAEKQVARAVDLSMEKYCSVSLMLEKAVEITHSYQIVEA, from the coding sequence ATGAAAGCCAAGGTCAGCTGGGTGGAAGGCATGAAGTTTGTGGGCGAGAGCGAGTCCGGTCATCAGGTGACGCTGGACGGCGCCAACCCGGGCGAAGGTGCCAGCCCGATGGAGATGATCCTGCTGGCTGTCGGTGGGTGCAGCTCCATCGACGTGGTCTCCATTCTGGAGAAGGCGCGCCAGAACGTGACCGCCTGTCATGTGGAGCTGGAAGGGGAGCGCGCAGACTCAGTGCCCCGGGTGTTCGAGAAGATCCACCTCAAGTTCGTCGTGACCGGCAAGGGGCTGGCCGAGAAACAGGTTGCCCGCGCGGTCGACTTGTCGATGGAGAAGTATTGTTCGGTTTCCCTGATGTTGGAAAAAGCGGTAGAAATTACCCATAGTTATCAAATCGTTGAAGCTTGA
- a CDS encoding DUF4136 domain-containing protein has product MRGALLSFSLAALLGGCSTGPAAPTVETGTMVVRPAENWAYGATPRYALAEQFQYAGNSAAPWLEPVQQAVTRALDGKGWRSVPLDEADVWVAIGVAGSQDMSDGEIFSRIGMTPGLNAAADARKGTLAILLIDRRTQQSVWSSAIQLASDVPIAEDERSQLSQQLAAQLLDSLPAQ; this is encoded by the coding sequence ATGCGCGGTGCACTTCTCTCTTTCTCACTGGCAGCCCTGCTGGGCGGTTGCAGCACAGGCCCCGCCGCCCCCACGGTCGAGACGGGCACCATGGTGGTCCGCCCGGCAGAAAACTGGGCCTACGGGGCGACGCCGCGCTACGCGCTGGCGGAGCAGTTCCAGTACGCAGGCAACAGCGCCGCGCCCTGGCTGGAGCCGGTGCAGCAGGCCGTCACCCGGGCGCTCGATGGCAAGGGCTGGCGCAGCGTGCCCCTCGATGAGGCCGACGTCTGGGTCGCCATCGGGGTGGCGGGCAGCCAGGACATGAGCGATGGGGAGATATTCTCCCGCATCGGCATGACCCCTGGGCTGAATGCCGCCGCCGATGCCCGCAAGGGCACCCTGGCCATACTGCTGATCGACAGGCGCACCCAGCAAAGCGTCTGGAGCAGTGCCATCCAGCTCGCCAGCGACGTGCCCATCGCCGAGGACGAGCGCAGCCAGCTGAGTCAGCAGCTCGCCGCTCAACTCCTGGACTCCCTGCCCGCTCAATGA
- the crp gene encoding cAMP-activated global transcriptional regulator CRP has translation MIIGKPQSDPTLEWFLSHCHIHKYPAKSTLIHAGEKAETLYYIVKGTVAVLIKDDEGKEMILSYLNQGDFLGEMGMFEENENPERSAWVRAKGACEVAEISYKKFRQLIQVNPDILLRLSGQMAKRLQHTSQKVGNLAFLDVTGRIAQTLLNLAKQPDAMTHPDGMQIKITRQEIGQIVGCSRETVGRILKMLEEQELISAHGKTIVVFGTR, from the coding sequence ATGATCATTGGCAAACCGCAAAGCGATCCCACCCTCGAGTGGTTCTTGTCGCATTGCCACATTCATAAGTATCCCGCCAAGAGCACCCTTATTCACGCCGGTGAAAAAGCGGAAACCCTCTACTACATCGTCAAGGGTACAGTCGCCGTCCTGATCAAGGATGACGAAGGCAAGGAGATGATCCTCTCCTACCTGAATCAGGGGGATTTCCTGGGCGAGATGGGGATGTTCGAAGAGAACGAGAATCCGGAGCGTTCCGCCTGGGTACGTGCCAAAGGCGCCTGTGAAGTCGCCGAGATCTCCTACAAGAAGTTCCGCCAGCTGATCCAGGTCAACCCGGACATCCTGTTGCGCCTCTCCGGCCAGATGGCCAAGCGCCTGCAGCACACCAGCCAGAAGGTCGGCAACCTCGCCTTCCTGGACGTGACCGGCCGGATTGCCCAGACCCTGCTGAACCTGGCCAAGCAGCCGGACGCCATGACCCACCCGGATGGCATGCAGATCAAGATCACCCGCCAGGAGATAGGCCAGATCGTCGGCTGCTCCCGCGAAACCGTCGGCCGCATCCTCAAGATGCTGGAAGAGCAGGAGCTCATCTCGGCCCACGGCAAGACCATAGTGGTGTTTGGCACCCGCTGA
- a CDS encoding M66 family metalloprotease: protein MKKTQLASLIMAALASGPLLAAVQAPTSLPFNTQPPTNDLQGSLAAQVQFAQSQILPAHVAEGDRQPRLTALRKSLLLVRPLQTETGATMTVTARDGAGQTLGTLSLNPPEQLPKTAYYLDGSPEEGVDFTPGPGTSGLINSSSELAKLSDPAGAFLLGKLQPHALVTIQTADGRWVRDIHLPGGAELEGKMVRLASNAGYNSTLYYSGRQVTLSRGQSLQFKFVGGQWIRDGELENNGIRYATDAWSAVLPADWIRPGLALQLSQGGLSGELTDLAIGAPSELLIHTIDLGMLTTPRDQFAFARDPEAHREYFQTVPTSRLIVSQYAPLSLPEVMLPNGTLLTDFDPGQGGWHEGTMRQRIGKELISHGIDNANYGINSTAGEGESSHPYVVAQLAAHNSRGKYANGIQVHGGSGGGGIVTLDASLGNEFSHEVGHNYGLGHYVGGFQGSVHRSAEAVNSSWGWDGDKNRFIPNFGAARSGQSACLDGQCQPPFEGHSFGFDAMAGGSPFSGFNRFTLYTPNSAAIIQRFLESKAVFDAASPTGFSKWDAATATMVPYQHRVERLEQISAPIGDLSEAKLVALLAEYDLVKVAMWDGNWTRNIQAPAAGAGNAGRILTVEHGAGYNSTLFINGQQITVSRGFKKSYTSDGSRWNEGPVVDTRVARKPQAFGVPVTTLVGYYDPRGLLPSYLYPALHGAYGFSYGDDGEGIGAEDCQLQVETREGLLHFRLANHRLNANLMNKFHVNVPTASEPRAATVICAAGTLDQRPVSAPEVDLSFTVNGRPLE, encoded by the coding sequence ATGAAAAAAACACAGTTAGCCAGCCTCATCATGGCCGCCCTGGCGAGCGGCCCTCTGTTGGCTGCCGTTCAGGCTCCCACCTCCTTGCCCTTCAACACCCAGCCACCGACCAACGATCTGCAAGGATCCCTGGCGGCGCAGGTTCAATTCGCCCAGAGCCAGATCCTGCCGGCCCATGTCGCAGAAGGGGACCGCCAGCCCAGGTTGACCGCCCTGCGCAAGAGCCTGCTGCTGGTCAGGCCCTTGCAAACCGAGACCGGCGCGACCATGACGGTGACGGCGCGAGATGGCGCCGGACAGACGCTCGGGACGCTCAGCCTCAACCCCCCCGAGCAGTTGCCGAAGACGGCCTATTACCTCGATGGCTCACCGGAGGAGGGGGTCGACTTCACGCCGGGGCCGGGCACCAGTGGCCTCATCAACAGCAGCAGCGAGCTGGCCAAACTGAGCGATCCTGCCGGCGCCTTCCTGCTTGGCAAGTTGCAGCCTCATGCTTTGGTGACCATTCAGACTGCCGACGGACGCTGGGTGCGCGATATTCATCTGCCGGGCGGAGCGGAGTTGGAAGGCAAGATGGTGCGGCTGGCCTCCAACGCCGGCTACAACTCGACCCTTTATTACAGTGGCCGCCAGGTGACCCTCTCCCGCGGTCAGAGCCTGCAGTTCAAGTTCGTGGGCGGTCAGTGGATCCGTGACGGGGAGCTCGAGAACAACGGTATCCGCTATGCGACCGACGCCTGGAGCGCCGTGCTGCCGGCGGACTGGATCCGGCCAGGCCTGGCGCTGCAACTCAGCCAGGGCGGGCTCAGCGGCGAGCTGACGGATCTCGCGATCGGTGCCCCGAGCGAGCTGCTCATCCACACCATAGACCTTGGCATGCTGACCACTCCCCGGGATCAGTTTGCCTTCGCCAGGGATCCCGAAGCTCATCGCGAATATTTCCAGACGGTGCCGACCAGCCGGTTGATCGTCAGCCAGTATGCTCCCCTGTCGCTGCCGGAGGTGATGCTGCCAAACGGCACCCTGCTCACCGATTTCGATCCCGGCCAGGGGGGCTGGCACGAGGGCACCATGCGCCAGCGCATCGGCAAGGAGCTGATCTCCCACGGGATAGACAATGCGAACTACGGCATCAACAGCACGGCTGGCGAGGGGGAGAGCAGCCATCCCTATGTGGTGGCCCAGCTGGCGGCCCACAACAGCCGTGGCAAGTACGCCAACGGCATCCAGGTGCACGGTGGTTCGGGCGGCGGCGGCATAGTCACGCTCGACGCCTCTCTGGGTAACGAATTCAGCCACGAGGTGGGCCACAACTATGGTCTTGGCCACTATGTCGGCGGCTTCCAGGGCTCGGTGCACCGCAGCGCCGAGGCGGTCAATTCGAGCTGGGGCTGGGATGGCGACAAGAACCGCTTCATCCCGAACTTTGGCGCCGCCCGCAGCGGCCAGAGCGCCTGCCTCGACGGCCAGTGCCAGCCGCCTTTCGAGGGACATTCGTTCGGTTTCGATGCCATGGCGGGTGGATCGCCCTTCTCCGGCTTCAACCGCTTTACCCTCTACACCCCGAACTCGGCCGCCATCATCCAGCGTTTCCTCGAGAGCAAGGCGGTGTTCGACGCCGCTTCCCCGACCGGATTCAGCAAATGGGATGCCGCCACCGCCACCATGGTGCCCTACCAGCACAGGGTCGAGCGGCTGGAGCAGATCAGCGCGCCCATCGGCGATCTGAGCGAGGCGAAGCTGGTGGCTCTGCTGGCGGAGTATGATCTGGTCAAGGTAGCCATGTGGGACGGCAACTGGACGCGCAACATCCAGGCGCCGGCTGCCGGAGCCGGGAATGCGGGGCGCATCCTGACTGTGGAGCACGGTGCCGGCTACAACAGCACCCTCTTCATCAATGGCCAGCAGATCACCGTCTCCCGCGGTTTCAAGAAGAGCTATACCTCGGACGGCAGCCGCTGGAACGAAGGGCCTGTGGTGGATACTCGGGTGGCGCGCAAGCCGCAGGCATTCGGGGTGCCGGTGACGACCCTGGTGGGCTATTACGATCCTCGCGGATTGTTGCCGAGCTACCTCTATCCGGCTCTGCACGGCGCTTACGGCTTCAGCTATGGGGATGACGGCGAGGGGATCGGGGCAGAGGATTGCCAGCTGCAGGTGGAGACCCGGGAGGGCTTGCTGCACTTCCGGCTGGCCAATCACCGGCTAAATGCCAACCTGATGAACAAGTTCCATGTCAATGTGCCCACGGCCAGCGAGCCACGGGCCGCCACCGTGATCTGCGCCGCCGGGACCCTGGATCAGAGGCCCGTCTCGGCGCCGGAAGTGGATCTCTCCTTCACCGTCAACGGGCGGCCGCTCGAGTAA